One window of the Cryptomeria japonica chromosome 7, Sugi_1.0, whole genome shotgun sequence genome contains the following:
- the LOC131027886 gene encoding uncharacterized protein LOC131027886, protein MASSSSSQQKNKNHPFSGIDPTGIRNKVSESTRLFDVFINHRGPDVKDTLARQFYYSLKELGIRAFLDSEEKELGHSFPSTIANAIRSAAVHIAIFSKRYAQSPWCLAELVLMLESKAKIIPVFYQVEPWELRYIEKGTYAGAFITYEKKSRYQEKHKEWKEALQSISFIAGCEIKSLNGSQCQIIASEVQKEVQRTKSLYVAKYPVALDKLVQDFERRCLHKLVKDFEIQCGINEGRERKSQIVGIFGMGGIGKTTLTKEIFNLNRPQFARACFLFDVREASSKSNLPSLQMKLVKDLFNEDGLNFQSTEEASSYISNCIERSSSLNFLIVLDDIDRVEQLDALVIMHMLNKSVNTLVIVTTRDVGVLISAGIQFGYHLKGLTIDDARQLFCWHAFSQPNPASGYEDLVDAFLGVCGGLPLSLQVLGRHVHGRKENYWRTELEKVRMVLHREIQQKLKISFDALDNKEKQIFMDIACFFVDQSKSIALRVWEASGWNAESGLRKLQDKCLVEVLGDTVPLLRMHDHLRDLGREMANELTHPRRLWRPRDLKYLESMGFENILAQTTGRCFHSFFDKSLNFEIKFFLGESDDDIEPSTSLLLLHIWYPYAYCGLHPSNLWRQHQLNFGVQPRIPSWIPLENLQCIRISNGYLKYLWQDAEAPFQLKELEIHGSFVENFPDFLGILTVAEKKVIDAKNMLAIESPLLLRSRPMNPHALYLNEGGMCATIRNPLSFIEDLVISRQENIVIIVINGNHCPSLQSLELSFMKNLIEVQFTEVETLNCLKVTNCEDLKRLSLTSDLTKLEELNISACPELTELNLGLPSCLKRLTILCSALRSVPGLSSFCMLVELKISRCPNLHELSVRSLDCLEKVIIENCCHLQCVTGISQLSKLVEVSISLCWNLQLELRLVDLNCVNRITVDMSVKVNCFELNGCKRLEKVSGTYDLNKIRIFIICDCPELRELPVICGASCLEVISINGCGKLNCLELADCKILEKLSGNFVLVRLSISDCPMLEELPCFTRLTCLEDVQISSCRELKKITLPTTLNSFHLAACSELKSVSEISILKNLVKLIISECWQLELQLHLDSMNSLQTIKMDRCGKLKSFLLNKCQNLKTVSGNFDVARLSICDCPELEELECSTPLVYPDEYPYFDRLNCWESISIVSCRKLQKITIPWTLIGLTVRQCREWQILAGICCHSKLEFLNIFECPKLVELPSLMELSCLNWITIDSCEQLEKITMPRALIGLTVRRCRELQTVAAIDYSTKLQYLEIIECPNVEDLPGFARLSFLKNIAIDSCEKLQTITGIEELQESEAMQLLYLKNTAIQNCIPMLKVTYIEEIRILRCGNLQNITLPMTLKRLELNACGELKNISAISALTGLVELKISKCPQLDELGLADLSWLEKLAIANLKSVSGISNLTKLVELEICECLEADLCLSGLRCLERIEIVECGKMHTITLPTSLIKLSLEACRKLETMTSISSLTKLVELNIINCPDIQPLLDLSDLNCLKMTVIAECWNMHDITLPTTLNQLTLQRCRGLQTVAGLSNHAKLTEIDISDCEKLEDLTSLAGLCCLERINIDSCERIHNITLPPTIIQLTVQRCRELQMIAGIGDVTEFTELYISECPKLEELPVICGPSCLERIIIDGCQKLNRLQVTDCRILKGVRGKFDLAQLWMSDCPELEELPCFASLVRLEEVRIIRCGKLQKITMPTTLTSLYLDAGTKLISLPEICHLRNLVQLIISHCWQLELELNLEDMSSLQSIAIAGCGKLKCFLLNKCQNLKRVSGNFGVAHLSICDCPELEELHCFTPLNYPDGFPYMTQMSCWESISIVSCEKLQKITLPKTLITLTVRLCRELQIVEGIEFPTTLRYLSISGCPKLQELPRLSRLSCLKRVAIDTCEKLDNIAGIEELQALEAMQLLYCSDAAIQNCIQSLEVMPSAFIQVIGRAAGRAKSNSNPCLFSEPDLCADLFTGLGTHKNNVKQDNDTWSEGSVSAIIVCVVVEVHSSTPLHTINESLKQYAWKFDLREGEWIITTVITDQHKIRIYNFIQQFEDVLIEHGIIRLLNVVPVMKGEEWKTFHVVRTIVEKLYQSTKYSSL, encoded by the exons AtggcatcttcttcatcatcacaacAGAAAAATAAAAATCATCCTTTTTCAGGAATTGATCCTACGGGCATAAGAAATAAGGTTTCTGAATCAAcaagattgtttgatgtgttcaTCAATCACAGAGGCCCTGATGTCAAAGATACTCTGGCTCGCCAGTTTTACTATTCCCTTAAGGAGTTAGGAATACGGGCATTTCTTGATTCGGAAGAGAAGGAACTTGGACATTCTTTTCCTTCTACTATTGCGAATGCCATCCGTTCAGCTGCAGTTCACATCGCTATCTTCTCCAAAAGATATGCACAGTCCCCTTGGTGTTTGGCAGAGTTGGTTCTTATGTTAGAAAGTAAAGCCAAGATTATTCCTGTTTTTTATCAGGTGGAACCCTGGGAGTTGCGCTACATAGAAAAGGGAACGTATGCTGGTGCATTCATTACATATGAAAAAAAATCCAGATACCAGGAGAAACATAAGGAGTGGAAGGAAGCCCTTCAATCCATCTCATTTATTGCAGGTTGCGAAATCAAAAGTTTGAA TGGCAGTCAATGCCAGATAATAGCATCAGAAGTGCAAAAGGAAGTGCAAAGAACAAAATCTTTGTATGTTGCCAAATATCCAGTAGCACTTGACAAGCTTGTACAAGATTTTGAAAGACGATGCCTTCATAAGCTTGTGAAAGACTTTGAAATCCAGTGTGGAATAAATGAAGGTAGAGAAAGGAAGTCACAGATCGTTGGCATTTTCGGAATGGGAGGGATAGGTAAAACAACTCTTACCAAAGAAATTTTCAATCTAAATCGCCCACAATTTGCTCGAGCCTGTTTTCTATTTGATGTGCGGGAAGCCTCATCCAAAAGCAATTTGCCTTCTTTGCAAATGAAACTTGTCAAAGATCTGTTCAATGAAGATGGGTTGAATTTTCAAAGTACAGAAGAAGCCTCAAGTTATATTTCTAATTGTATAGAAAGAAGCAGTTCTCTGAACTTCCTAATTGTTCTGGATGATATTGATCGCGTGGAACAGTTAGATGCTCTAGTCATCATGCATATGCTAAATAAATCTGTTAATACTCTGGTAATTGTTACAACTCGTGATGTAGGGGTACTTATAAGTGCTGGAATTCAGTTTGGTTATCATTTAAAAGGATTGACTATAGATGATGCCAGGCAGCTCTTTTGCTGGCATGCCTTCTCCCAACCCAATCCAGCTAGCGGTTATGAGGATCTTGTTGATGCTTTTTTAGGCGTATGTGGAGGCTTACCTCTTTCTCTTCAAGTCCTTGGAAGGCATGTTCACGGCAGAAAGGAGAATTATTGGAGGACAGAACTTGAAAAAGTTCGTATGGTGCTGCATCGAGAAATACAACAAAAGCTTAAAATAAGCTTCGACGCTTTGGACAATAAGGAGAAACAAATTTTCATGGATATCGCGTGTTTCTTTGTTGACCAATCGAAATCCATAGCCTTAAGAGTATGGGAGGCGTCGGGATGGAATGCTGAATCTGGACTGAGAAAATTACAGGACAAGTGCCTAGTTGAAGTACTAGGAGATACAGTTCCTCTACTGAGAATGCATGACCACCTGCGTGACTTGGGAAGAGAAATGGCAAATGAACTGACCCATCCTCGTAGACTGTGGCGCCCTAGGGATCTAAAATATTTG GAATCAATGGGATTCGAAAACATACTCGCCCAAACCACTGGAAGGTGTTTCCATTCATTTTTTGACAAGTCCctgaattttgaaattaaattctttttagggGAATCAGATGATGATATTGAGCCCTCAACTTCTTTGCTATTGCTTCACATTTGGTACCCGTATGCGTATTGTGGACTGCATCCCTCCAATTTATGGCGCCAGCATCAACTAAACTTCGGTGTACAGCCGAGAATTCCTTCATGGATCCCACTTGAAAATTTGCAGTGCATAAGAATCAGCAATGGGTATTTGAAATATTTGTGGCAAGATGCAGAG GCTCCCTTCCAATTGAAAGAGCTGGAAATTCATGGAAGTTTTGTGGAAAACTTTCCAGATTTCCTAGGAATACTAACTGTTGCGGAAAAGAAAGTCATCGATGCTAAAAACATGTTGGCTATAGAAAGTCCGCTTTTATTAAGATCCCGTCCCATGAATCCTCATGCTTTATATTTGAATGAGGGTGGAATGTGTGCTACCATTAGGAATCCATTGAGCTTCATTGAAGATCTAGTAATTAGCAGACAAGAAAATATAGTAATCATTGTAATTAATGGAAATCATTGTCCAAGCCTTCAATCCTTGGAACTTTCTTTCATGAAAAATCTTATTGAGGTGCAGTTTACAGAAGTAGAGACATTGAATTGTCTGAAGGTTACCAATTGTGAAGATCTGAAAAGATTGTCACTGACATCTGATCTTACAAAGCTTGAAGAGTTGAACATCAGTGCTTGCCCTGAGCTTACAGAGCTAAATCTTGGTCTCCCGAGTTGTCTGAAAAGGCTCACAATTTTATGTTCTGCTTTGAGAAGTGTGCCAGGATTATCCAGTTTTTGTATGCTCGTAGAATTGAAGATTAGTAGATGTCCAAACCTTCATGAGTTAAGTGTTCGATCTCTTGACTGCCTGGAAAAAGTTATAATTGAAAACTGTTGTCATCTGCAATGTGTGACAGGAATATCTCAACTTTCAAAGCTTGTAGAAGTAAGCATTTCCCTGTGTTGGAATCTTCAGCTTGAGTTGCGTCTGGTGGATTTAAACTGTGTGAACAGGATAACAGTTGATATGTCTGTCAAGGTAAATTGTTTTGAGTTGAATGGTTGTAAGAGATTGGAAAAAGTATCAGGAACTTATGACTTAAATAAAATTCGAATTTTTATAATTTGTGACTGTCCGGAGCTTAGGGAATTGCCAGTTATTTGTGGCGCAAGTTGCCTGGAGGTAATTTCAATTAATGGATGTGGAAAGCTCAATTGCCTTGAGTTGGCAGAttgcaaaattttggaaaaattatcCGGGAACTTTGTTCTGGTGCGACTATCCATATCGGATTGTCCAATGCTTGAAGAGCTGCCATGTTTTACACGTCTAACTTGCCTTGAGGATGTTCAGATTTCCAGTTGTAGGGAGCTAAAGAAAATAACTTTACCAACAACACTCAATAGTTTTCACTTGGCTGCTTGTTCGGAACTGAAAAGTGTGTCAGAAATATCCATTCTCAAGAATCTTGTAAAGCTCATTATCTCTGAGTGTTGGCAGCTTGAGCTTCAGTTGCATCTTGACAGTATGAACTCTCTCCAGACGATTAAGATGGATAGATGTGGGAAGCTCAAGTCCTTTCTGTTGAATAAATGTCAAAATCTGAAGACAGTGTCAGGTAACTTTGATGTGGCACGGTTATCCATTTGTGATTGTCCGGAGCTTGAAGAGCTGGAATGTTCTACACCTCTAGTATACCCTGACGAGTATCCATATTTCGACCGACTGAACTGCTGGGAGAGTATTAGCATTGTCTCTTGTCGGAAGCTGCAGAAGATAACTATTCCATGGACACTCATCGGGCTCACTGTGCGACAGTGTAGAGAATGGCAAATATTGGCAGGAATCTGTTGTCATTCAAAGCTTGAATTTCTTAACATTTTTGAATGTCCAAAACTTGTTGAGTTGCCGAGTCTTATGGAATTGTCCTGCTTGAATTGGATTACAATTGACAGTTGTGAGCAACTGGAGAAAATAACAATGCCAAGGGCACTCATCGGCCTCACTGTTAGGAGGTGCAGGGAATTGCAAACAGTGGCTGCAATCGACTATAGTACAAAGCTTCAATATTTAGAAATTATTGAATGTCCAAATGTTGAAGATTTGCCAGGTTTTGCTAGACTGAGCTTCTTGAAGAATATTGCAATTGATTCCTGTGAGAAGCTGCAGACTATAACAGGTATTGAAGAATTGCAGGAATCGGAAGCAATGCAGCTTTTATACCTCAAAAATACAGCAATACAGAATTGCATTCCTATGTTGAAG GTAACATACATTGAAGAGATTAGAATTCTCCGGTGTGGGAATCTGCAGAACATAACTTTGCCAATGACTCTGAAGCGTCTTGAGCTGAATGCTTGCGGAGAACTCAAAAATATATCGGCAATATCTGCTCTTACGGGGTTGGTTGAATTAAAGATTAGTAAATGCCCACAGCTTGATGAGTTGGGTTTAGCAGATCTGAGCTGGCTAGAAAAATTAGCAATTgcaaatctgaaaagtgtgtccgGAATATCTAATCTTACAAAACTTGTAGAATTGGAAATTTGTGAGTGTTTGGAGGCTGACCTGTGTCTGTCAGGCTTAAGATGTTTGGAGAGGATTGAAATTGTTGAATGTGGAAAGATGCACACCATAACACTGCCAACAAGCCTCATTAAACTCAGTCTGGAAGCTTGTAGAAAATTGGAAACAATGACAAGCATATCTAGTCTTACAAAACTTGTTGAGCTGAATATAATAAACTGTCCTGATATTCAACCATTGTTGGATCTGTCTGACCTGAACTGCCTGAAGATGACTGTCATTGCTGAATGTTGGAATATGCACGACATAACACTGCCAACGACACTCAACCAACTCACATTGCAGCGGTGCAGAGGATTGCAAACGGTGGCAGGCCTCAGCAATCATGCAAAGCTTACAGAGATAGACATTAGTGACTGTGAGAAGCTTGAGGACTTAACAAGTCTTGCCGGACTGTGCTGCTTGGAGAGGATTAATATTGACTCTTGTGAGAGGATACACAACATAACACTGCCACCAACAATAATTCAACTTACTGTGCAACGTTGCAGAGAACTGCAAATGATTGCAGGAATAGGAGATGTTACAGAGTTTACAGAGCTATACATTAGTGAGTGTCCTAAGCTTGAGGAGTTGCCAGTTATTTGTGGTCCAAGTTGCTTGGAAAGGATTATAATTGATGGGTGCCAGAAGCTCAATCGCCTTCAGGTGACTGATTGCAGGATTTTGAAAGGCGTAAGGGGTAAATTTGATTTGGCACAGTTGTGGATGTCTGATTGTCCGGAGCTTGAAGAGCTTCCGTGTTTTGCAAGCCTAGTTCGCCTTGAGGAGGTTCGCATAATCAGGTGTGGGAAGCTGCAGAAAATAACAATGCCAACAACACTGACAAGCCTGTACTTGGATGCTGGTACAAAACTAATAAGTTTGCCAGAAATATGCCATCTCAGAAATCTTGTACAACTGATTATTTCTCACTGCTGGCAGCTTGAGCTTGAGTTGAATCTTGAGGATATGAGCTCTCTCCAAAGCATTGCAATTGCTGGATGTGGGAAACTCAAGTGTTTTCTATTaaacaaatgtcaaaatctcaagAGAGTGTCAGGTAACTTTGGTGTGGCACACTTATCCATTTGTGATTGTCCAGAGCTTGAAGAGCTGCACTGCTTTACACCTTTAAATTACCCTGACGGGTTCCCTTACATGACCCAAATGAGCTGCTGGGAGAGTATTAGCATTGTCTCTTGTGAGAAGCTACAGAAGATAACACTGCCAAAAACCCTCATCACACTCACAGTGCGGCTTTGCAGAGAATTGCAAATAGTGGAAGGAATCGAGTTTCCTACAACGCTTAGATATTTAAGCATTAGTGGATGTCCAAAGCTTCAGGAGTTGCCAAGACTTTCTAGATTGAGTTGCTTGAAGAGGGTTGCAATTGATACTTGTGAGAAGTTGGATAACATAGCAGGTATTGAAGAGTTGCAGGCATTGGAAGCAATGCAGCTTTTATATTGCAGTGATGCAGCAATACAGAATTGCATTCAGAGTTTGGAG GTTATGCCGTCGGCCTTTATCCAAGTGATTGGAAGAGCAGCAGGTAGAGCAAAGTCAAATTCAAACCCATGTCTCTTTTCTGAGCCTGATCTTTGTGCAGATTTATTCACTGGACTTGGTACCCACAAAAATAATGTGAAGCAAGATAACGACACTTGGTCGGAGGGTTCCGTGAGTGCAATCATCGTTTGTGTTGTTGTTGAGGTTCACAGCTCTACTCCACTTCACACCATAAACGAATCCCTCAAACAATATGCGTGGAAATTTGACTTACGAGAAGGAGAATGGATAATAACCACTGTAATTACAGACCAACATAAAATAAGGATTTATAATTTCATCCAGCAATTTGAAGATGTTCTTATCGAGCATGGGATAATAAGATTGTTGAATGTGGTGCCTGTGATGAAAGGAGAAGAATGGAAAACTTTCCACGTTGTACGTACAATAGTTGAAAAGCTATATCAGAGTACAAAATATAGCAGCCTTTGA